One genomic region from Drosophila busckii strain San Diego stock center, stock number 13000-0081.31 chromosome 3R, ASM1175060v1, whole genome shotgun sequence encodes:
- the LOC108601384 gene encoding uncharacterized protein LOC108601384, with amino-acid sequence MSRRQSLDRPGILSPPGPFLTPSPSPSISASPRLQPSPSLSPFPQDVLLVAGGNALNANSNSQEHERKAATPGRRQSIHQFTNGSPNAGTVVFQPSPSQSPAAAATTVIGVTAGGLIASAASSSANANANALGNELNATLVGSNNIQLNKKGNKRAGQQQQQLQQQQLHQQQQLQQQIFSSSNAAAPTSICSTVAGGYGQPNATAISTPISFATANVASSPKVQAKKGAANLLQQQQQQQQQFQHYQSSSPLIADSPIPSPSNAIAAAAIKPPTPQPQQQTVQMLPQQFTITGATQQQQQQAQQAGAQQVFQFIQGPQGQIIATTTAAPQQQQQQQLQQQQQQQQQQRFTANANITLPTINSKSSKAPQQILPKPQQEQQQQQQQQQQLKLKANNNSSSNNNQQQQQQQQQQQILLPATTAQPQQLLLNQMPVLVQQNPQGVQLILRPPTPQLTATPSLVIQNPRGQGQLQQPAQQQLLRIVGTNGATMQLAAATPTFIVSSQGNLIQQTGAAHFQNAIKTQGTQLSGLHAALAAQAPRSQPFATTATINTQLLSQSVAAQLQNLQLAAAAAANGNGIAQIQMPNGLTAISQLQQNLGGATINLNQLNGAQLQHIANAFQQPQPPPQATQQQQQPMTTTTTTTTVGNNATELYTQATPTQEPVRQTAVQQQAMATIQLQHQQQQQQQAQIQQLQQQLQQTQTQVQQAQQQQQQIQVVEPKKKPRQRKKKPTAAATAAATAIAVAAAAAAAAATTTPQKIAIPATPSTTPPTTAAAAAPAIVRTPTQLTSQVTLAVARAAKSPSPPPTHIQRASNGKLDLGDVMKFCGITEDDDDDEDYGMDSMHSHAEDAPSVAAAAAPAVATVTTAAAAATAPSSNDIMISIPSQNGSDGLPFTLTIPAASAPSNEATEIPNILIKIDPSDSAAASAAAAAVAAAAGANTTQVPPYTLSTPRLPTAEEIQRQAQQHLAQQAAAAAAAAAKICSINSSMQATPTAPTISFSLNGQTQTLGSVTLQPSPIAASITLTTPNPTTTTVVPAAATVASVATTVAATAAVKPRRKPAVRRNAKKQETIIVSSSSSSNMLNNSNTIVTSSNVASFSSYNNSTTITSSAGNANGNINTITLTTPVSSSNSILLPHGLGIASSGNNSTTVVPSQIGNIQISQVQHHQQSSLPITSAVENKIQIMPILPPGASVMGGVPASAAAAAAVTTATQQQAQLVFQSTPTAAAAAATTATVPESTTIKLTSDGRQMQLVSIPQPTPPPPQQQQQQPTPQLAAPPAPTANSVTTAGGATILPPQLTGMPGNVSISVGSPATAAALVPQLTGSLSLAVSEHCERLILRHDPNNPQDHQSQLILQALLKGALPNVTIINEPTRVDSSKQVITTTTTAIQQPQPVQQLATAAVPSSNTVTTNNSNTTKITNSLPIIKSNEPLPLPLPMPTIPAAAATTTTSNSQLLVQQQPTQQQQQQPAPQQLPPPQPIVSNAQRYVALPPIDPSTQQLFCLNSVSNQITAISAGQTAASIGPTERLLIAPAGINAQQLAQCLQLGQLHFNDVNPLPATQQLQQQQQQQQQQQQTTTTLPIAFRQQQPPQQQIVHPIQPVSNGHAIGLGMAISTTTTTTLTNSTSTTTNTTTVTKQVANVAPIIDQSKAKLEPAKSNVAAAGSASSTGAVAKKKPVRKPKTTPIAADLGNLKNASVVKPMPKLDPLSQKPNNNPVQIVQPNVASGKQMIVVVSSSGCQTTTTTTTTTMSNSIQPFQTTSGTKLVGVTAPMQQQQQLQQQQQQQQQQQQQQQQLPTATAAMQPQQLQPRVSYCLTATTASTSAVISSTTSGGANIAQLQLQPAPAVQQQQQQPTLPQHKPQPQNTISRVQTIQLTAQMQQVFRQVQMQIQFLTIKLQNKSFAPTLPLSTDADQSAIAQYNKPMTDAEINVALQRLFQEQQRILASGKEVPTPEVILPTANANGSFSLLPPQFQQQVQQQQQQQQQQQQLLQQNAEALKNLPGSVILNVVQPNNHSSTNTTTTSATTTATLNTQQQQQQQQQQQLNVAQRIHIYPMQQQQQPMQQQQQQQQQPLLQQQQQQPAPAPQSKPKELPIRAKINTQQTTAHLPLLQPKPNMLPLQPLQQQQQQQQQQQQPQQQQQQSVTAAKSGPPPLIFACTSNLLINSNSNSSNSSSSNITANNNNNNNNSSSSNLLSMPPLQAQQPPQPLAPSAVLPATMGVPTPLTVPTLPTVPVFLPKSEELTPKPKIARLSLFVRQLEVDQESCLKPDYVKPFRTKEEAVKRLIRYHCMHENDMELPSDEDDEFEEAAIGLRDKFMQLNGKFQEILMQESTLPHRTSELLQVQQLLIDDLKGEISDIRSAEKDLQELQQQLKQEATADAEASLEVKVKEEIKLEPEGAQTSAMVDKFDLLKNSADVNKAYNKQQQQPQQSQQQQQQQQQMAKQEQKHNWLNAEEANGALTDVVKKEQHSSNNNNGQRLKKDFHFDIESELTPFIMKKIEQKMILANAKIDASCFADNLQQQQQQHVTQQQQQHVKATEEQEDGWYCLQKELNLMSNDALQAQPQHQHVPPEQHLAQQQHLFDGNNPSALLSNGNHLSDLFPNGCIDKSNQSHSNSNSNSSSNSNSCAADVSASNSSVGNNNNNANNGHIGASSCSQQRQQPLAIQTEAHPAISEFFNSDSDVQKSVETRLEAMFGESPVHLDVKSSNDDIESNLDEIFGDSKSPPSNHKNKLSMWAPEASYSANYSSNQQQQQYAQTQQQQAQQQQHHIELNCNNNPRWMQSMEAHYSDYLTSSNNTVDSQAHGLGLVNGEAARKRHWNGQLMGSSSDLEDENSSKRLCTGSSTSSSPMSQQHVQVTPHGIMDADMLALHDGMAVDAVGTNGPVAFSQLLMEQQQQQQQQQQQHSFANHQTFGNMLDAQQQQQQQQHQHYQHGGMPQQMQQQQQHVNHMAGSSVVTGEYDDDISRHVASAIDSILNLQNSGDSLQFSLGSFLGDSNFDDQRQAAVLSSCQQEQVNNRRRPLVDDMGDCLISGGASAAVAAVADNSGNLLLEQQQQHHHAQPHHLLQSHLGGQQTHLAHHAAHHHGLTPAQTQHHAQLNDFSCVAAGLDDIKSIMTS; translated from the exons gaATATTGTCTCCTCCGGGTCCGTTTCTGACGCCCAGTCCATCACCATCGATCTCAGCTAGTCCGCGTCTGCAACCATCACCATCGCTGTCACCATTTCCACAAGATGTGCTGCTCGTAGCCGGTGGCAACGCATTAAACGCCAACAGCAATTCGCAGGAGCAT gaACGCAAGGCGGCGACGCCTGGCAGGCGACAATCCATACATCAATTCACAAATGGCAGCCCCAATGCCGGCACTGTCGTCTTTCAGCCAAGTCCCTCACAATCgcctgccgccgccgccacaacGGTCATTGGCGTGACAGCTGGTGGTCTCATAGCctccgccgccagcagcagcgcaaatgccaacgccaacgcgcTTGGCAATGAGCTGAATGCAACACTTGTGGGCTCCAACAACATACAACTGAACAAG AAGGGCAACAAGCGTGctgggcagcaacaacagcagctgcaacagcaacaactgcat cagcagcagcaattgcagcagcaaatctttagcagcagcaacgctgcAGCGCCCACCTCAATCTGCTCAACAGTTGCCGGCGGCTATGGGCAACCCAACGCAACAGCAATCAGCACGCCCATTTCGTTTGCGACAGCAAATGTGGCTAGTAGCCCAAAAGTTCAAGCGAAAAAGGGCGCCGCCaatttgctgcaacagcagcagcagcaacagcaacagttccAGCATTATCAAAGCAGCAGTCCGCTGATAGCGGACAGTCCCATACCAAGTCCCAGCAACGCGATAGCAGCGGCGGCCATCAAGCCGCCCACGCCGCAGCCCCAGCAGCAAACCGTACAAATGTTGCCGCAGCAGTTTACCATAACGGgagcaacgcagcagcagcagcagcaagcgcagcaggCGGGCGCACAGCAAGTGTTTCAATTTATTCAGGGGCCGCAAGGTCAAATCattgccaccaccaccgctgcaccgcaacagcagcaacagcaacagttgcagcagcagcagcaacaacaacagcagcaacgctttACTGCCAATGCCAACATAACGCTGCCCACGATCAACAGCAAGTCAAGCAAAGCGCCACAACAAATACTGCCCAAGccgcagcaagagcaacagcagcagcagcagcagcaacaacagcttaagcttaaagccaacaacaacagcagcagcaacaacaat cagcagcaacaacaacaacaacagcagcagcaaatactgttgccagcaacaacagcacagccgcagcaattgctgctcaatCAAATGCCCGTGCTGGTGCAACAGAATCCTCAAGGCGTGCAGCTCATACTACGCCCACCCACGCCACAGCTCACTGCCACGCCCTCGCTCGTCATACAAAATCCACGCGGTCAAggccaactgcagcagccagcacagcagcaactgttgcgcATTGTTGGCACCAATGGTGCCACCATGCAACTGgccgctgccacgcccaccttCATAGTCTCCTCCCAGGGCAATCTCATACAGCAAACGGGCGCCGCGCACTTCCAGAACGCCATCAAAACCCAAGGCACACAGCTCAGCGGTCTGCACGCTGCGCTAGCCGCGCAGGCGCCACGATCTCAGCCGTTTGCCACAACGGCCACCATCAACACGCAGCTGCTCAGTCAAAGTGTTGCCGCTCAGCTGCAGAATCTGcagctggctgctgcagccgctgccaaCGGCAATGGCATTGCTCAGATACAAATGCCCAATGGGCTGACGGCGATttcacagctgcagcagaatCTTGGTGGCGCCACCATCAATCTGAATCAGCTAAACGGCGCGCAGTTGCAGCATATAGCGAATGCCTTtcaacagccgcagccaccGCCGCaggcaacgcagcagcagcagcagccaatgacaacaacaactacaacaacaactgttggcAACAATGCAACGGAGCTTTACACACAAGCAACGCCCACGCAGGAGCCAGTGCGTCAAACGGCGGTGCAGCAGCAGGCCATGGCCACCATACAGctgcagcatcaacagcaacagcagcagcaagcgcagatacaacagctgcagcagcaactgcagcaaacgcaaacacaagtgcagcaggcgcagcagcagcagcagcaaatacaagtGGTCGAGCCCAAGAAGAAGCCGCGACAGCGCAAGAagaagccaacagcagcagctacagcagcagcaactgccatagctgttgccgccgccgccgcagcagcagcagcaacaacaacgcctcAAAAGATTGCCATacctgccacgcccagcacaACGCcgcccacaacagcagcagcagcagcaccagcaattGTACGCACGCCCACACAACTAACGTCGCAAGTAACGCTCGCTGTGGCACGTGCCGCCAAGTCGCCTTCACCGCCGCCAACGCACATACAACGCGCCAGCAATGGCAAACTCGATCTCGGCGATGTGATGAAGTTCTGCGGCATCACCGAggacgatgacgatgatgaggaCTATGGCATGGACAGCATGCACAGTCATGCTGAAGATGCGCCaagtgttgcagcagcagcagcaccagcagttGCCACTgtcacaacagcagcagcagcagccactgcgcCCAGTTCCAATGATATAATGATCTCCATACCGAGCCAAAACGGCAGCGATGGTCTGCCCTTCACGCTAACTATACCGGCGGCCAGTGCGCCGTCGAACGAAGCCACCGAAATACCAAATATCCTCATCAAGATCGATCCCAGCGACAGTGCAGCagcctcagctgctgctgctgctgttgctgccgccgctggcgCAAACACAACTCAAGTACCACCGTATACGCTATCCACACCACGCCTGCCCACCGCCGAGGAGATACAGCGCCAGGCACAGCAACATCTCgcccagcaagcagcagcagccgccgcagcggcagccaaaatctgcagcatcaacagcagcatgcAAGCAACGCCAACAGCACCAACGATTAGCTTCAGTTTAAATGGCCAAACACAAACGCTGGGCAGCGTCACATTGCAGCCGTCGCCCATAGCTGCGAGCATAACGCTAACGACGCCCaatccaacaacaacaacagtcgtgccagcagcagcaacagttgctagTGTAGCAACAACTGTGGCAGCCACTGCAGCTGTTAAGCCACGACGCAAGCCCGCAGTGCGtagaaatgccaaaaagcaGGAGACGATCattgtgagcagcagcagcagcagcaacatgctcaacaacagcaacactattgtcaccagcagcaacgttgCTAGCTttagcagctacaacaacagcacaaccATCACCAGCAGCGCAGGCAATGCCAATGGGAACATCAATACCATTACCCTAACCACGCccgtgagcagcagcaacagcatatTGCTGCCGCATGGCCTGGGCATAgcaagcagcggcaacaactcCACCACTGTGGTGCCCAGCCAAATAGGCAACATACAGATCTCACAGGTGCAACATCACCAACAGTCCAGTTTGCCCATCACCAGCGCAGTGGAGAATAAAATCCAAATCATGCCCATACTGCCACCAGGCGCTAGTGTCATGGGGGGCGTGCccgcctcagcagcagcagcagcagcagtgacaacagcaacgcaaCAGCAAGCGCAGCTGGTGTTCCAATcaacgccaacagcagcagcagcagcagcaacaacagcaacagtgccCGAGTCCACAACCATTAAGCTAACCAGCGATGGACGCCAAATGCAATTAGTGAGCATACCGCAGCCgacgccaccgccgccgcagcagcagcagcagcagccaacgccgCAGCTAGCAGCGCCGCCAGCACCAACAGCGAACAGCGTGACAACCGCAGGCGGTGCCACGATATTGCCACCACAGCTTACAGGCATGCCCGGTAATGTCTCCATTTCGGTTGGTTCGCCCGCCACGGCTGCTGCGCTGGTGCCTCAGCTAACCGGCAGTCTCAGCTTGGCCGTCTCCGAGCACTGCGAGCGCCTGATATTGCGTCATGATCCCAACAATCCGCAAGATCATCAATCGCAGTTGATACTCCAAGCGCTGCTCAAAGGCGCGCTGCCCAATGTAACGATCATCAATGAGCCAACGCGCGtggacagcagcaagcaagtgataacaacaacaacaacagcaatacagcagccacagccagtgcagcag ttggcaacagcagcagtgcccagcagcaacacagtgacaactaacaacagcaacacaaccAAAATCACCAACAGTTTGCCCATAATTAAGTCCAATGAGCCGCTGCCCTTGCCACTGCCAATGCCAAcaattccagcagcagcagcaacaactacaacaagcaaCTCACAGCTgcttgtgcagcagcaaccaacacaacagcaacagcagcaaccagcgcCACAGCAATTGCCGCCACCACAGCCGATTGTAAGCAATGCGCAACGTTATGTTGCACTGCCGCCCATAGATCCAAGCACACAGCAGCTGTTTTGCCTAAATAGCGTCAGCAATCAAATAACCGCCATTAGTGCTGGACAAACTGCCGCCTCGATTGGACCCACGGAGCGGCTGCTCATAGCGCCAGCGGGCATCAATGCGCAGCAGTTAGCGCAGTGTCTGCAGCTGGGTCAGCTACACTTTAACGATGTCAATCCGCTGCCGGCAAcacaacagttgcagcagcagcaacaacagcaacaacagcagcagcaaacgacaacaacattgcCCATTGCAtttcgacagcagcagccgccgcagcaacaaattgtgcatcCCATACAGCCTGTAAGCAATGGACATGCCATAGGTCTGGGCATGGCCATCAGCACGACAACAACCACTACGCTTACcaacagcaccagcaccaccaccaataCCACCACAGTGACCAAGCAAGTGGCCAATGTGGCGCCCATTATAGaccaaagcaaagctaagctGGAGCCAGCTAAgagcaatgttgctgctgcaggcagcgccagcagcacagGCGCCGTCGCCAAAAAGAAACCCGTGCGCAAGCCCAAGACGACGCCCATTGCTGCCGACTTGGGTAATCTGAAAAACGCGAGCGTAGTGAAACCCATGCCCAAGTTGGATCCACTCTCGCAAAAGCCCAACAACAATCCGGTGCAGATTGTGCAACCAAatgtggcaagcggcaagcagatgattgttgttgttagctccAGTGGTTGtcagacaacgacaacaacaacaaccaccaccaTGAGCAACAGCATACAACCGTTCCAAACAACAAGCGGCACCAAACTGGTGGGCGTGACAGCGcccatgcaacagcagcaacaactgcagcagcagcaacagcagcagcaacaacagcagcagcagcaacaacagctgccaaCTGCAACAGCGGCaatgcagccgcagcaactgcagccaagAGTTAGCTATTGCCTAACAGCAACCACTGCAAGCACCAGCGCTGTTatcagcagcaccaccagcggTGGCGCCAACATTgctcaattgcagctgcagcctgCACCAGCagtacaacagcagcagcagcagccaacgctgCCGCAGCACAAGCCACAGCCGCAGAATACAATTTCACGCGTGCAAACGATACAACTGACCGCTCAAATGCAACAAGTCTTTAGGCAggtgcaaatgcaaatacaatttcTCACCATTAAGCTGCAGAACAAATCGTTTGCGCCCACATTGCCGCTGTCGACGGACGCTGATCAGTCGGCAATCGCTCAGTACAACAAGCCGATGACCGATGCCGAGATCAATGTTGCATTGCAGCGTCTGtttcaagagcagcagcgcattttgGCCTCGGGCAAGGAGGTGCCAACGCCAGAGGTTATATTGCCAAcagccaatgccaatggcagctTTAGTTTGTTGCCGCCGCAGTttcagcagcaagtgcagcagcagcaacaacaacagcagcagcagcagcagctgttgcaacaaaatgctgaGGCACTCAAGAATCTGCCAGGCAGCGTAATTCTGAATGTGGTGCAGCCAAATAATCATTCATccacaaatacaacaacaacaagtgcaacaacaacagctacgctcaatacacaacaacagcagcagcagcaacaacaacagcaactgaatgTTGCACAGCGTATACATATTTACcctatgcagcagcaacagcagccaatgcagcaacaacaacagcagcagcagcaaccactgttgcaacaacaacag CaacagccagcgccagcgcctcAATCCAAGCCCAAGGAGTTGCCCATACGTGCCAAAatcaacacacaacaaactaCAGCACACTTGCCCTTATTGCAGCCCAAACCCAatatgctgccgctgcagccactacaacagcagcagcaacaacaacagcagcagcagcaaccacagcaacagcagcagcaaagtgtaaCTGCTGCCAAAAGTGGTCCACCGCCACTTATATTTGCTTGCACCAGCAATCTGTTGAttaacagcaatagcaacagcagtaacagcagcagcagcaatattactgccaacaacaacaacaataacaataacagcagcagcagcaatttgctaTCAATGCCACCATTGCAAGCTCAGCAGCCGCCGCAACCGTTGGCTCCATCCGCCGTGCTGCCCGCTACAATGGGCGTGCCCACGCCCCTTACAGTGCCCACGCTACCAACAGTACCTGTCTTCTTGCCAAAGTCGGAGGAGCTAacgccaaaaccaaaaattgcaCGCCTCTCCTT GTTTGTGCGACAGCTGGAGGTGGATCAGGAGAGCTGCTTGAAGCCGGACTATGTGAAGCCATTTCGCACCAAAGAGGAAGCGGTCAAGCGGCTAATAAG aTACCACTGCATGCATGAGAATGATATGGAGTTGCCCTCGGATGAGGATGATGAGTTTGAGGAAGCTGCCATAGGACTGCGTGACAAGTTTATGCAGCTGAATGGCAAATTCCAGGAGATACTAATGCAAGAGTCAACG CTGCCACATCGCACCTCGgagctgctgcaagtgcaacagctgcttatAGACGATCTAAAGGGCGAGATAAGTGACATACGCAGTGCTGAAAAGGATCtgcaggagctgcagcagcagctgaagcaagAAGCAACTGCGGACGCTGAAGCAAGCTTGGAGGTCAAAGTTAAAGAGGAAATCAAACTAGAACCGGAAGGTGCGCAAACATCAGCAATGGTTGACAAGTTTGATTTGCTTAAGAACAGCGCTGATGTCAACAAAGCttacaacaagcagcagcagcaaccacaacagtcacagcagcaacagcagcagcagcaacaaatggcaaagcaGGAGCAGAAACATAACTGGCTAAACGCTGAGGAAGCCAATGGCGCATTGACTGATGTAGTTAAGAAggagcagcacagcagcaataataacaatggtCAGCGCCTTAAGAAAGATTTTCACTTTGACATTGAATCGGAACTAACACCGTTTATAATGAAGAAAATTGAACAGAAAATGATAttggcaaatgccaaaatcGATGCCAGCTGTTTTGCTgacaatttgcagcaacaacagcagcaacatgtaacgcaacagcagcagcagcatgtgaaGGCAACAGAAGAGCAAGAGGATGGTTGGTACTGTTTGCAAAAGGAACTCAATCTGATGAGCAATGATGCATTGCAAGCGCAGCCGCAACATCAACATGTGCCACCCGAGCAACAtttggcgcagcagcaacatctgtTTGATGGCAACAATCCAAGCGCGTTGCTTAGCAATGGCAATCACTTGTCCGATCTGTTTCCCAATGGCTGCATagacaaatcaaatcaaagtcaCAGCAATtcgaacagcaacagcagcagcaatagcaacagctgtgCTGCTGATgtcagcgccagcaacagcagcgtgggcaacaacaacaacaatgcaaataaTGGACACATTGGCGCCTCCAGCTGCAGtcagcagcgccaacagccGCTGGCCATACAAACTGAGGCGCATCCAGCGATCAGTGAGTTCTTCAACAGCGACTCGGATGTGCAAAAGTCTGTGGAGACGCGTCTCGAGGCCATGTTTGGTGAATCGCCTGTGCACTTGGATGTGAAGAGCAGCAATGATGACATTGAATCCAACTTGGATGAGATCTTTGGTGACTCCAAGTCGCCGCCATCAAATCACAAGAACAAGCTAAGCATGTGGGCGCCCGAGGCGAGCTACAGTGCCAACTACAGCagcaatcaacagcagcagcaatatgcgcaaacgcagcaacaacaagcgcaacagcagcaacatcatatTGAGctcaactgcaacaacaatccGCGCTGGATGCAGAGCATGGAGGCGCACTATAGCGACTATttaaccagcagcaacaacacagtGGATAGTCAAGCGCATGGTCTGGGCTTGGTTAATGGTGAAGCTGCACGCAAGCGACACTGGAATGGACAGCTCATGGGCTCGAGCAGTGATTTGGAGGATGAGAATAGCAGCAAACGGTTGTGCACTGGCTCATCCACTTCATCATCGCCCATGTCGCAGCAGCATGTGCAAGTGACGCCGCATGGCATAATGGATGCGGATATGCTGGCCTTGCACGATGGCATGGCTGTCGATGCTGTAGGCACCAATGGACCCGTTGCCTTTAGCCAACTGCTtatggagcagcaacaacaacagcagcagcagcagcaacaacatagcTTTGCCAATCATCAAACATTTGGCAATATGCTGgatgcacagcaacaacagcagcagcagcaacatcagcactATCAGCATGGCGGCATGCCACAGcagatgcaacagcagcagcaacatgtcaATCACATGGCGGGCAGCTCGGTGGTCACTGGCGAATACGATGATGACATAAGTCGACATGTGGCCAGCGCTATTGACAGCATATTGAATCTGCAGAACAGCGGCGATTCGTTGCAGTTCTCGCTGGGCTCATTTTTGGGCGACAGCAACTTTGATGATCAACGCCAGGCAGCAGTTCTGTCCAGCTGCCAGCAGGAGCAAGTGAACAACAGACGTCGCCCGCTTGTGGACGATATGGGCGATTGTCTCATCAGTGGCGGCGCTAgcgctgctgtggctgctgttgccgaCAACAGCGGCAATCTattgctggagcagcagcagcaacatcatcacgCACAGCCACATCATTTGCTGCAGAGCCATCTGGGTGGGCAGCAAACGCATTTGGCGCATCATGCTGCACATCATCATGGCCTCACCCCAGCGCAGACGCAACATCATGCGCAGCTAAACGACTTTAGCTGTGTAGCTGCTGGACTCGATGACATCAAATCAATAATGACCTCTTGA